The Mercurialis annua linkage group LG8, ddMerAnnu1.2, whole genome shotgun sequence genome window below encodes:
- the LOC126660580 gene encoding uncharacterized protein LOC126660580: MPSVGMRRTTRVFGVVKGADGARVLRSGRRIWPESGENKLNRRGNNNDGDDWLHNMIKCSSNKDNGWTTQTNSTKLQTKTNVSKLKKVRDTHSCVGVSIGCSKVTKKKKDDSRNKMFGLVYSRKRRRIDTVGGVKQDNLDSISRDNKMFGIHFSRRQRRRLAVKDDSDCFEPAALSVVIDHDGASCTRDTGLGLLSSFLHLVLGCMRKSNLSVPQLAAFLLTDSVCCAFASCGIRFLQDTPANRTGVCKIFRVESTVPVFSLDFPAAPFCFMYMHLRLAFIFKCLSLDPVNNSLEEDSYDEMMSESVSSSLVETDTLLQTDISGNKVSLHPSVRASKLSGRHGQYRNLLNSRGIQKRRTSFRRNRARNLSVVGNRANGALVSDLISSRKKGIPFSSVVSKDKLRRSARINPAENLKEASPARPMDSFSCSTNLLVIESDRCYRMVGATVTLEVSDLNEWVLAFKMNGLIKYSHLAQTSMRPCSFNRITHDVIWSGDENWKLEFPDRQHWLIFKDLYKKCSDRNVLTLASKAIPIPGVCEVSGYEYSCSLPFFRTDAYICSNSDEVARALAKSTANYDMDCEDEEWLKKFNSDFFVESEPQEHLSDERFELMIDAFERALYSSPDDFADEKAAVNICIDLGRREVVEAVYGYWMIKRKLRRGPLLRVFQLYQAKKAPLIPKPGLRKRRSFKRQASQIGRGKQPSMLQVMAAQHDAFEEQNALRKVEAAKASAKDSTEVAIVKRRQAQMLMENADLAVYRATMATRIAEAACLPTETDISETLLLD, encoded by the exons ATGCCGTCGGTCGGGATGCGACGAACCACCAGGGTATTCGGGGTGGTGAAAGGTGCGGATGGTGCGCGGGTTTTACGGTCAGGGAGAAGAATTTGGCCAGAATCGGGTGAAAACAAGTTGAATAGGAGAGGTAATAATAACGATGGAGATGACTGGTTACACAACATGATCAAGTGTAGTAGTAATAAGGACAATGGTTGGACCACTCAGACCAACAGTACCAAATTACAAACCAAAACCAATGTTTCTAAGTTGAAGAAAGTGAGAGATACTCATAGTTGTGTTGGTGTTAGCATTGGCTGCAGCAAAGTAActaagaaaaagaaagatgacaGTAGAAACAAGATGTTTGGTCTGGTGTATAGCAGAAAAAGGAGGAGAATTGATACTGTTGGTGGTGTAAAGCAAGATAATTTGGATAGTATTAGTAGGGATAATAAGATGTTTGGTATTCATTTTTCGCGTAGGCAGAGGAGGCGGTTGGCGGTGAAGGATGATTCTGATTGTTTTGAGCCTGCAGCTCTCAGTGTTGTTATTGATCATGATGGTGCTTCTTGTACTAGGGATACTGGATTAGGATTATTATCGTCTTTTTTACATTTGGTTTTGGGTTGTATGAGAAAAAGTAATTTAAGTGTTCCTCAGCTTGCGGCTTTTTTGCTGACGGATTCTGTATGTTGTGCTTTTGCTTCGTGTGGAATTCGTTTTTTGCAG GACACACCTGCTAATAGAACTGGAGTTTGCAAGATTTTTCGGGTTGAGAGTACTGTGCCCGTGTTTTCTTTGGATTTTCCTGCAGCTCCTTTCTGTTTTATGTATATGCACCTTAGATTAGCCTTTATATTTAAGTGTCTGTCGCTTGATCCTGTAAATAACTCGCTGGAGGAGGACTCTTATGATGAAATGATGAGTGAGAGTGTCTCTTCTAGCCTAGTGGAAACAGACACTTTGCTGCAAACCGATATTTCTGGGAATAAGGTTTCCTTACATCCATCTGTGAGAGCTTCCAAATTATCTGGCAGGCATGGTCAATatagaaatttattaaattccCGTGGTATTCAAAAGAGGAGGACTTCATTTAGGAGGAATAGAGCTAGAAATCTTTCAGTGGTCGGCAATAGAGCTAATGGTGCTTTAGTTTCTGATTTAATTAGTAGTAGGAAAAAGGGCATCCCTTTCTCTTCTGTGGTTTCAAAGGACAAGCTTAGGAGATCGGCGAGGATCAACCCTGCTGAAAACCTCAAAGAAGCAAGTCCTGCCCGTCCCATGGACTCATTCAGTTGCTCTACAAATCTACTGGTTATTGAATCAGATAGATGTTACAGGATGGTGGGGGCCACTGTTACGTTAGAAGTATCCGATTTAAATGAGTGGGTACTTGCATTTAAGATGAATGGGTTGATCAAATACTCGCACTTGGCACAAACGAGCATGCGGCCCTGTTCTTTTAATCGAATCACTCATGATGTAATATGGTCCGGGGATGAAAATTGGAAACTAGAGTTTCCTGACCGACAACATTGGCTTATTTTCAAGGATCTTTATAAGAAATGCTCTGATCGTAATGTGCTTACTCTTGCTTCTAAGGCTATTCCCATACCTGGTGTGTGCGAAGTTTCAGGATACGAGTATAGCTGCAGTTTGCCTTTTTTCAGAACAGATGCTTACATTTGTTCGAACAGTGATGAGGTAGCTAGAGCTTTGGCAAAGAGTACAGCAAATTATGACATGGATTGTGAAGATGAGGAATGGCTGAAGAAATTTAATAGTGATTTTTTTGTTGAATCTGAACCTCAAGAGCATCTTTCAGATGAGCGTTTTGAGCTGATGATCGATGCATTTGAGAGGGCTCTTTACAGTAGTCCAGATGATTTTGCTGATGAAAAAGCAGCTGTAAATATTTGTATAGACTTGGGTAGGAGGGAAGTAGTCGAAGCTGTGTATGGTTATTGGATGATAAAACGCAAGCTGAGACGAGGACCACTGCTTAGGGTATTTcag TTGTATCAAGCAAAGAAGGCTCCACTTATTCCGAAACCTGGATTACGCAAGAGAAGGTCATTCAAGCGACAGGCCAGCCAAATTGGAAGAGGCAAGCAACCTAGTATGTTGCAAG TAATGGCTGCACAACATGATGCTTTTGAAGAACAGAATGCTCTGCGTAAAGTAGAAGCTGCAAAGGCTTCAGCAAAAGATTCAACGGAAGTGGCTATTGTTAAACGCCGTCAAGCTCAGATGCTTATGGAAAATGCTGATTTGGCAGTTTACAGAGCTACAATGGCAACAAGAATTGCTGAAGCAGCATGTTTGCCTACTGAAACTGATATTTCTGAGACACTCTTGCTGGATTGA